Proteins encoded within one genomic window of Bradyrhizobium sp. 186:
- the rfbD gene encoding dTDP-4-dehydrorhamnose reductase, with amino-acid sequence MTDRPILIAGRNGQLAKCLRDLAAMRGLPAVALGHRELDLENREGIDKIIESIAPSAIINTAAYTAVDRAESEAAKVFSINRDGAATLANVAWRMNIPLIHLSTDYVFDGAKPDAYDESDIPAPLNVYGASKLAGEAAVLAAHPLATVIRCSWLYSPYGSNFVRTMLRLCETQPIVRVVRDQHGNPTYAYDLAEAVLRIAERSVTVDRRAAAGIFHLAGQGETSWHDFAKAIFDELSRRGAQIPVLEAITTEEFPTAARRPRNSRLESSKAERVFGIRLASWRHSLEACLDQLVGEGEADAEGNRAGWRQRNAPLSDHARGQQAVAPDL; translated from the coding sequence ATGACAGATCGACCCATCCTCATTGCCGGGCGGAATGGTCAGTTGGCAAAGTGTCTTCGTGATCTCGCTGCAATGCGAGGTCTGCCTGCGGTGGCTCTCGGGCACCGAGAACTCGATCTGGAGAACCGCGAGGGGATCGACAAGATCATCGAATCGATCGCGCCGTCTGCAATCATCAATACGGCCGCTTATACGGCGGTTGATCGCGCTGAATCTGAAGCAGCGAAGGTGTTCAGCATCAACCGCGATGGCGCGGCGACGCTGGCAAATGTCGCTTGGCGAATGAACATTCCACTCATCCATCTCTCGACCGACTATGTATTCGACGGCGCGAAACCGGATGCGTACGACGAAAGCGACATCCCCGCGCCGTTGAACGTCTACGGCGCGTCGAAGCTTGCCGGCGAAGCTGCCGTATTGGCCGCGCATCCGCTCGCAACCGTGATCAGATGCTCGTGGCTTTACAGCCCGTATGGCAGCAACTTCGTTCGAACGATGCTGCGGTTATGCGAGACTCAGCCCATCGTAAGGGTTGTTCGGGACCAACACGGAAATCCGACCTACGCATACGACCTCGCAGAGGCCGTCCTTCGGATCGCAGAACGGTCAGTAACAGTCGATCGCAGGGCCGCAGCCGGCATCTTTCATCTCGCCGGTCAAGGCGAGACAAGCTGGCACGACTTTGCGAAGGCAATCTTCGACGAGCTTTCCCGTCGTGGAGCGCAGATTCCGGTGCTTGAGGCGATCACGACTGAAGAGTTTCCGACCGCTGCGCGTCGACCTCGAAACTCGCGCCTGGAGTCATCCAAGGCCGAACGCGTGTTCGGAATTCGACTGGCGTCCTGGCGCCATTCACTCGAAGCGTGTCTTGACCAGCTGGTCGGAGAAGGAGAAGCCGATGCTGAAGGGAATCGTGCTGGCTGGCGGCAGCGGAACGCGCCTCTATCCGATCACGCACGTGGTCAGCAAGCAGTTGCTCCCGATCTATGA
- the rfbC gene encoding dTDP-4-dehydrorhamnose 3,5-epimerase, with the protein MLELRSLAIPDVKVIRTVRFSDARGYFCETFQRSAFAEKGILHDFVQDNQSGSDRVGTVRGLHFQRPPFAQAKLIRVLNGAILDIAVDLRRSSPNFGKHIAIQLDSESGEQLFIPKGFAHGFCTLQPKTVVLYKVDQVYAPSHDGGVYWADPALAIKWPVTPSEAQISPKDQTLPALSQLACVFE; encoded by the coding sequence ATGCTGGAACTGCGATCCTTGGCGATCCCTGATGTCAAAGTAATTCGAACAGTCCGGTTTTCCGATGCCCGCGGCTACTTCTGTGAGACCTTTCAGCGATCGGCTTTTGCGGAGAAGGGAATCCTCCATGATTTCGTTCAGGATAATCAATCCGGTTCAGATCGGGTCGGCACGGTGCGCGGCTTGCATTTCCAGCGACCGCCCTTCGCCCAGGCCAAGCTCATACGGGTGTTGAACGGGGCCATTCTCGATATTGCCGTTGATCTCCGGCGTTCATCGCCCAACTTCGGCAAGCACATCGCCATCCAGTTGGATAGCGAAAGCGGTGAGCAGCTGTTCATTCCGAAGGGATTCGCGCATGGGTTCTGTACCCTGCAGCCCAAGACCGTCGTCTTGTACAAGGTCGACCAAGTCTACGCCCCGAGCCATGACGGCGGCGTCTATTGGGCTGATCCCGCATTAGCGATCAAGTGGCCGGTCACACCGTCAGAGGCTCAGATATCGCCAAAGGACCAGACCCTTCCTGCGCTCAGCCAGCTTGCTTGCGTTTTCGAATAG
- the rfbB gene encoding dTDP-glucose 4,6-dehydratase: MRILVTGGAGFIGSAVCRRLVLQTGAAVVNIDKLTYAADLTSLASIEGLGSYAFLQSDICDREAMDLAFADYEPDAIVHLAAESHVDRSITGPEAFVSTNIVGTYTLLEAARTYYERLPLPRRKQFRFIHVSTDEVYGSLGPEDLFREDTPYRPSSPYSASKAASDHLALAWFRTYGLPVIVSNCSNNYGPYQFPEKLIPLTILNALDRKPLPVYGDGRNIRDWLHVDDHAAGLIRLLYEGRPGEKYNFGGDGQRSNLEVVTRICDLVDRLSPGAGARRSLITFVPDRPGHDARYAIDASKAHRELGWEPTRTFEQGLAETVGWYLNNRAWWQHARCGVYDGSRLGLLVAQH; the protein is encoded by the coding sequence ATGCGTATCCTGGTGACCGGCGGAGCGGGCTTTATCGGTTCTGCTGTGTGTCGCCGTTTGGTGCTGCAGACCGGTGCCGCGGTGGTCAACATCGACAAGTTGACATACGCAGCCGACCTGACTTCGCTGGCGAGCATCGAGGGGCTGGGGTCTTATGCGTTCCTGCAGTCAGACATCTGCGATCGCGAGGCTATGGATCTCGCGTTCGCCGACTACGAGCCGGATGCGATCGTACATCTTGCCGCCGAAAGCCACGTCGACCGTTCGATCACAGGACCCGAGGCCTTCGTCAGCACCAATATAGTTGGTACCTACACGCTGTTGGAGGCGGCCAGGACCTACTACGAACGTCTGCCGCTTCCGCGGCGGAAGCAGTTCCGCTTCATCCACGTATCGACAGACGAAGTCTACGGGTCATTGGGGCCGGAGGACTTGTTTCGCGAGGACACGCCCTACAGGCCGAGTTCGCCGTATTCGGCCAGCAAGGCGGCCTCGGACCACCTCGCACTCGCGTGGTTTCGAACCTACGGTCTGCCGGTGATCGTATCGAATTGTTCGAACAATTACGGGCCGTACCAGTTCCCGGAAAAGCTCATCCCGCTGACGATCCTCAATGCGCTCGACCGGAAGCCGCTACCGGTCTATGGCGACGGCAGAAATATTCGCGACTGGCTTCATGTCGATGATCATGCCGCTGGCTTGATAAGACTTCTGTACGAAGGAAGACCGGGCGAGAAGTACAATTTCGGCGGAGATGGCCAGCGATCCAACCTGGAGGTGGTCACCCGGATTTGTGACCTGGTGGATCGGTTATCCCCGGGCGCGGGAGCGAGACGATCTCTCATTACGTTCGTGCCGGATCGTCCGGGACATGATGCGCGCTATGCAATCGACGCGTCGAAGGCGCATCGCGAACTTGGCTGGGAACCGACCAGAACCTTCGAACAGGGCTTGGCCGAAACGGTCGGATGGTATCTCAACAATCGTGCATGGTGGCAGCATGCTCGCTGCGGTGTCTATGACGGCTCGCGTCTGGGTCTCCTCGTTGCCCAACATTGA
- the rfbA gene encoding glucose-1-phosphate thymidylyltransferase RfbA, translating into MLKGIVLAGGSGTRLYPITHVVSKQLLPIYDKPMIYYPLSTLMLAGIREILIITTPSDRCQFERLLGDGSQWGIRLSYAEQTRPAGLADAFIVGADFIGSDRVAMVLGDNIFFGDGLSELLARAAGREQGATVFAYHVRDPERYGVVAFDEADRPVSIEEKPRRPASNWAITGLYFFDNRVVRYARRVEPSPRGELEITDLQMRYLSASALHVERMGRGFAWLDTGTVESLIDAGTFVQTLEKRQGMKIACLEEVAFRLGFINRDQLIALAQPLEKSGYGKYLSEITRLTHFASQ; encoded by the coding sequence ATGCTGAAGGGAATCGTGCTGGCTGGCGGCAGCGGAACGCGCCTCTATCCGATCACGCACGTGGTCAGCAAGCAGTTGCTCCCGATCTATGACAAGCCGATGATCTATTATCCCCTGTCGACGCTGATGTTGGCAGGGATCCGCGAGATTCTGATTATTACCACGCCGTCAGACCGGTGTCAGTTCGAGCGGTTGCTGGGGGACGGGAGCCAATGGGGCATTCGGCTCAGCTATGCGGAACAGACCCGTCCCGCCGGTCTCGCGGACGCCTTCATTGTTGGTGCCGATTTCATCGGCAGCGATCGCGTGGCGATGGTGCTTGGAGACAATATCTTCTTCGGCGATGGCCTGAGCGAACTGCTTGCGAGGGCGGCAGGACGTGAGCAAGGCGCAACAGTTTTCGCTTATCACGTGCGGGACCCGGAACGATATGGCGTCGTCGCGTTTGATGAGGCGGACCGTCCAGTATCGATTGAGGAGAAACCCAGACGGCCAGCTTCGAACTGGGCAATTACGGGACTGTATTTTTTCGACAATCGCGTTGTCCGCTACGCCCGTCGCGTCGAGCCATCGCCGCGCGGAGAGCTCGAGATTACCGATCTTCAGATGCGCTACCTTTCGGCCAGCGCGTTGCACGTTGAGCGCATGGGGCGGGGGTTTGCCTGGCTGGATACCGGCACGGTCGAGTCTCTCATCGATGCGGGGACGTTCGTGCAGACCCTCGAAAAGCGGCAGGGAATGAAGATTGCCTGTCTCGAGGAGGTTGCCTTCAGACTCGGCTTTATCAATCGCGATCAACTTATCGCGCTGGCGCAACCATTGGAGAAGAGCGGCTACGGCAAATATCTGAGCGAAATCACCCGGCTAACGCATTTCGCTTCGCAATAA